In Alkaliphilus flagellatus, one DNA window encodes the following:
- a CDS encoding YceG family protein has protein sequence MEQVQFAQLAINTISGKTDNVYEDIFILPKERRGFAFNQRLMVTPIFFYRIIGIEDKNTYEQKLLELHSKLKELGDIYLKIDRGLDKFIDSGFIQKTNHYWSNAEKTGLSSAKIIVESTLKRDVISSINLVKDQLIKDKLTILLDIFMRNQSNMNIVKNFYIKFLYWTQKYAIKLLKAYEYGNTNPKVLFYGDIQRDEVYFLIFLSLLGFDVLYFHTNDGSRFNEIEGIDVYSNLVEYPHRESLRPFPNAPRALRRETVAYRASREIDQVLHTEDSGVYRPWQFEDYEVVSRPLRTTHEELFILWKEEARFREGFKVEDGRVYIPNIFAKISGTTIDLNEYWDNFEKLMAKEDTTILIEKIPFNRPRGFAVTQGVFNLDGSLNKEKVKSIREYRFGYLRTSVQNLILDKIDELVVTTDLFTFQITNDFKTKALYTILGLDKIYLDLLQKFDYPLQIPKLVIFDGNESIFSDEDIIIIAFLHLVGFDIVILTPTGYNNIENGIDKYYYDIHKLEDFKFDLRPQRNKQEEKKSTLKKGFFWFFQ, from the coding sequence ATGGAACAAGTACAATTTGCTCAACTTGCTATAAATACAATTAGTGGAAAAACTGATAATGTATACGAGGATATTTTTATACTTCCAAAGGAAAGAAGGGGTTTTGCTTTTAACCAACGACTTATGGTCACTCCTATTTTTTTCTATAGAATAATTGGAATTGAAGATAAAAATACCTATGAACAAAAGCTACTTGAGCTTCATAGTAAATTAAAAGAATTAGGGGATATTTACTTAAAAATAGATAGAGGTCTTGATAAGTTTATTGATAGTGGATTTATTCAAAAGACTAATCATTATTGGAGTAATGCAGAAAAAACTGGATTATCTAGCGCTAAAATTATTGTAGAATCTACTTTAAAAAGAGATGTTATTTCATCAATTAATTTAGTTAAAGATCAATTAATTAAAGATAAACTTACTATACTATTAGATATATTTATGAGAAATCAATCGAATATGAATATAGTTAAAAACTTCTATATTAAGTTTTTATATTGGACTCAAAAATATGCTATTAAGCTTTTAAAGGCTTATGAATATGGAAATACTAATCCGAAGGTTCTATTTTATGGAGATATCCAAAGAGATGAAGTATATTTTTTAATATTTCTTTCATTACTTGGATTCGATGTATTGTATTTTCACACCAATGATGGAAGTAGATTTAATGAGATTGAAGGCATAGATGTATATTCAAATTTGGTGGAATACCCACATAGAGAATCTTTAAGGCCTTTTCCTAATGCACCTAGGGCACTACGTAGAGAGACAGTGGCATATAGAGCTTCTAGGGAAATAGATCAAGTTCTTCATACAGAAGACAGTGGAGTTTATAGGCCTTGGCAGTTTGAAGATTATGAAGTTGTATCCCGCCCTCTTAGAACAACTCATGAAGAGCTATTTATACTATGGAAAGAAGAAGCAAGATTTAGAGAAGGTTTTAAAGTAGAGGATGGTAGGGTATATATACCGAATATATTTGCAAAGATTAGCGGAACAACTATAGATTTAAATGAGTATTGGGATAACTTTGAAAAATTAATGGCTAAAGAAGATACAACAATTTTAATTGAAAAAATACCTTTTAATAGACCAAGGGGATTTGCGGTAACTCAGGGTGTATTTAATCTAGATGGTAGTCTTAATAAAGAAAAGGTAAAGAGTATCCGTGAATATCGCTTTGGCTATCTTAGAACTTCAGTGCAAAATTTAATTTTAGATAAAATAGATGAATTAGTGGTTACAACAGATTTATTTACATTTCAAATTACTAATGATTTTAAAACTAAAGCTTTATATACTATTTTAGGGTTAGACAAAATATATTTAGATTTACTACAAAAATTTGATTACCCACTCCAGATACCTAAATTAGTTATTTTTGATGGTAATGAAAGTATATTTAGTGATGAGGATATAATAATAATTGCTTTTCTTCATCTTGTTGGATTCGATATAGTAATATTAACCCCAACTGGTTACAATAATATTGAGAATGGTATAGATAAGTATTATTATGATATTCATAAACTAGAGGACTTTAAATTTGATTTAAGACCTCAAAGAAACAAACAGGAAGAAAAGAAAAGTACATTGAAAAAAGGCTTCTTTTGGTTTTTTCAATAG